From the genome of Neomonachus schauinslandi chromosome 1, ASM220157v2, whole genome shotgun sequence:
CAGAAGTAGCTAAAAAGGCATCCTGAGCTCCGTGATGTGGGCTGATTGCATTTGTGCATCCTTTTCTGCCATTTGGGAGGAACACCCAGGGGTGTGTGAGACCTCCAGGAAAGGCCTCCTTCCGTGACCACAGGTGCTGGGGGGccggctggggagaggggctggggcaggtggccCCCAGGGCATCTGGAGCCCACCTTGGTCACCTTTCCTCTTGACTTTTCCCGAGGTCCACCGTCTGCCATATTTCCTGaagtctttccttcctttttttttttttttaaactaataatttCTGCAAAGCCCTGTTTGTTCCTCAAGACGTCGCACAGTTGAAATCTGGGAGAGATCAGACTTTGTGGTTTCCCTGTGTGGCCGTTGGACCCGGGGAAGGGTCCGAAAGTGCCCCCGAGAGCAGGCGGGTCCCATGGGGGGACAGGTTGACCGAGGCTCTTTCCCTAGCCCCCTGCCAGTGCTCACGGATCGCAGTCCAGAACAGGAAGAACTGTGGCTTCCCGGGCGTCACCCCTGAGACGTGCTTCGGCATCGGATGCTGCTTTGACTCCACGGTCCCCAACGTCCCCTGGTGTTTCCACTCCCTTCCAAAGCAAGGTAACTGGCCGAGGAAGTGGCCCTCTTCCCGTCCCCACTCCAGCCAGCCAGAAGGGAAGAGACAGCGGCCTCTGGCCCGCTGTCCCCACCTGGAGCCCCAAGGGTCAGCCACTCGCCCCTCCCACAGACATCTGTGAGAAGCCATCACAGTTTCTTGTACGATTAGAAGGAAAAACAGCTCCCAGGCCTCTCTTAGCTGTAAAGCTGCGACTTCTGAAGGAGCTTTTAAGGGATATGAAGGCAGTTAATAGGACATTCTCCACATAACTGCTCACAGGCCTCAAATGGTAAGAGATTCAGTTAAGACTTCCAGGATGTTCTTCTGAGGATGAGGTTTACGGCAGCGCACACTCGCAAAATAGAAGGTGATTATTCGTGCCAAGGCATGCACAGAAGAAAGTTGCGTGTGCAGAGCATGCCGTGGGGATGGAGCCCGGCACCCACGGCCCCCCGGCCACAGCCGTTGCAGGTTCCCTGGGCTCCGAAGGGGACAAGACACATGGCTGGCTTTTAGGCAGGGCCCTTTCTCTGGTGGAAGCATTGCTGGCTTTCAGGACTTCAGCAAAATGCTTCACCTGCTTAAAGGGTGCTCACCGCCCTTCTCATCAGAGTACGGTGgtcacccattttacagatgggaataTCAGGTCCAGAGAGGTGAACTGAGTTTCCCAAGGCCCCAGGACGTCAGACCTGTAGCATCCGTGCAGATCCATGGGTGGTCAGGCGCTGGCGCCAGCCCTTAGACGGTCCTTGGGGGGTCGTGGTCCAGCAGCCCCTCCTAACACAGGGAGGCTGAACCCAGCCTCATCCCCGTGGGAGGACGGACAGAGACATTGCCGGTTGCTGAGCTGCCCTCACTGAGTCTCCGTGTTGCTCCTTTCCAGAGTCGGAGCAGTGTGTCATGGAAGTGTCCGCCCGTAGGAACTGCGGGTACCCGGGCATCAGCCCTCAGGAGTGTGCGTCCCGCAAGTGCTGCTTTTCCGACACTATCGTCAACGTGCCCTGGTGTTTCTTCCCAATGTCTGTGGAAGGTAACGTCCTGCGGGACGGGGGCTGGGAGCCGAGGCGGGCCCCAAGCCGGCCCCAGGTCTGGCCCCCATCGGGGCCGGGCCCCCGA
Proteins encoded in this window:
- the TFF2 gene encoding trefoil factor 2, which codes for MGSRSVQLLAVLLVLGDKWLCSLVAAQKPSPCQCSRIAVQNRKNCGFPGVTPETCFGIGCCFDSTVPNVPWCFHSLPKQESEQCVMEVSARRNCGYPGISPQECASRKCCFSDTIVNVPWCFFPMSVEEHQGEPKSAAET